The Mycobacterium seoulense genomic interval AAGATTGCTGAGCCGATGTGGCGGATGTATTCGTTGAGCAGGTCGTGGGCGCCCAACCGGTTCTGCAGGCGAATAAAATCTTGCGGATCCTTTTGATACGAGATGAACAGCAGGCCCGCGTTGAGTTGCCCGTTGGCGTCGAGGCCATCGGTGTAGTTGTAGGACCGTCGCCGGATCATGATGCCGTCATTGTTCTCCCGGGCGGCCAGGCCGACGTGGGACATCGGATCGATGAGCGGATTGCCGTCGGCGCCCTTGACGGCGAAGTCGGGAGTATCGAACTCGGCCTTGCCGCTCAGCGGCGCGCCCTCGTCCTTGGTGCGGCCGAAGATCCGCTGCTGATTGCCGATGCGGTCGACGTCCCAAGTCTCGAGCAGCAGCCGGATCTTGCGCACGACTTGATACGTCCCGCCGCGCATCCACGGCTGGTCGTTGTCATCGACCCAGACGAACCGGTCGTACTCCGCATCCGTGCCGATGTTGCGGGTCCCGTCCTTGAATCCCAGGAGATTTCGCGGGGTGTGCTGGCCCGGCCCGGCCGACGCGCGCCCGAATCCCAGCACGGCCCAGGATGGTGAGACGATGTTGCGGCCCAGCCGGGCGAGGTTACGCACCGCGTGATAGCAGACCTGCGGGTCGTCGGCACAGGCTTGCACGGAAAGGTCGCCGCCGCGCAACCGGGGATCCAGGTTGTCCCCGTTGAGCGGTGGCAGATCGGTGAACACCGCGGGCCGCCGCGGGGCGAGCCCGAACCGCTCGCCGAACAGCGACGGCCCCAGTCCGATGGTGACGGTGAGACTGGCCGGGCTCAGCCCGTAGGCCTCCCCGGTATCCCCCGGGGGCTGCACCTCGACCTGCGGCGCAACGGTGCCGACGGGCTTACCCTGCTGCAGGACCGCGGCCGCGGCGGACCAGCGCGCCAGCAGGGTTTGCAGCTCGGTGCGCCCGCCGGCGGTCAGCGAGAAGGACATGAACATGGCGTAACGCTGTGGGGGCGTGGCAATTCCGCCCTGATGCGGCTGACCGTAGAAGGGATAGCTACGACGCAGGTCGACGTCGTCGTCCCCGCCGCCCGGGCCGCCGTTGCGCCCGGCTGCCATCGCGTGACCCGCGAAGCCGCCGGCCGCGGCGCCGGTAAGCCCGGCCAACATGGCGCCGCCGATCAGGTGCCGGCGCGAAACCGCCGCAGCTTCCTCGGGATCGGTCGTGTCGTCGGTCACGGTCAGCCGGTCGAGACGACTTTTTGCGCGACCGTCGACAGGCTCTGGTGCAGGGGCTGGATGACCGCGGTCAGCTTCGGCGCGTCGGTGGCCTTCAGCGCGGCCGTGTAGGTCCGGAAGCCGCCCAGCGCGGAGGACTCGCGATACCCGTCCAAAGTCGCCAGCACCGTGCGGAATTGCTGATCGATCTGGCTGACCAGCTTGCCGTCGATCTGCTCCAGGCCCGGCCGCAGCGACGCATAGGCCTGCTGGGCGCCTTCCACGTTGCCGGAGAAGTCGACCAGGTCGATGTGGCTGAACGCCTCCTCCTCCCCGGTGATCTTGGTGTTCTGGATCTCTTCGATCAAATCGCTGGCACCGTTGGCCAAGTCTTCCGGCTGGTAATGCAGGAGGGCGACGATAGCGGTCAACTTGACGACGTTGCCGACCAGTTCGGAGCTGGACGCCAACGTCGCGGGGGTGATCGCTTTGCCCTGCCACAGGTCGCGCTCGATGGCGTGGAATCCCTTCCAGCCGACCTTCGCGTCGACGGGCGTGGACTCGCGCATGTCGATCAGGTAGTCCAGGCTGCCGGCATTGTCGCCGACCGCGAAGCCCACCAAGATGAAACCCCCGACCGCGGACTCCGAACGCTCCCAAAAGAGGCGCGCCTTGGCGTAAGCGGCCTTCGCGGCGTCGATGTTGCCCGACCGCACGGCGGCGTCCAGTGCCCTGACCCCGTCACCGAGCTGAGCGATCTGATTGACGACGTAAGCCGCGTAGTCCTTGGTCCCCTGGTTGAGGATGTTTGCCACGGTGCCTGCGGGCCGCGCCGCCGCCCGACCCGTCACCGTCAACGTCTGGTATTCGTTGCTCGCGCCGGGGCAATACAGCTGATACGAGCCACCGTCCAGTGTGACGGTGAACGACACCGGATCCAGACCGGGAGCGAGGTCCTCTTTCTCGCCGACGATCCGCTGGCCGCTGAGCAACTCGACTTCGCTGATCCCCGGTGCGCTCGTGTTCGCCACCGTGAAGGTCACCGGCCCGGCGGCCACACTGGTGACGTCCAGGGCGCAGCCCTCTTTGCCGCCATCATTGGCCATGGTGACCTTGACCGCGTTGGCGCCGCCGAGTTTCCCGCCTTCAGGGCGCCCCGCGTTGCCACCCGGATGACTGCAGGCGGTCACAGAAAACGCCACTGTCACAGCCAATGCTGTTGCGGCGAAACAACACTCGCGATGCCAAAGCCGGGCTTCCGGCTCGGTGCGGTCGCGCCGCGTCATGGGGACGGCTGCGTCACGAAGTCGATGAGTTCCTCGACGCGGCTGATCAGCGCCGGCTCGAGGTCGTTCCAGTCGCGCACCCGGGACCGAATGTGGCGCCAGGCCCTGGCGATGTCCGCCTGGTTGGCGTGGGGCAGGCCGAGCGCCCGGCACGCGCCGTGCTTCCACTCGATGTGCCGCGGCACATCCGGCCAGCCGGCCAACCCGAGCCGCTGGGGCTTCACGGCCTGCCAGATGTCGACGTAGGGATGACCGACGACCAGGGTGTCGGTGCCACCCGGGCCGCGCCGCACCGCGTCGGCGATCCGCGCTTCCTTCGAACCTGCGACGAGGTGATCGACGAGCACGCCGAGCCGGCGCCCGGGCGCGGGCGCGAACTCAGACACGATGTCCACCAAGTCGTCCACGCCGCCGAGGTGCTCGACGACGACACCCTCGATGCGCAGGTCCTCGCCCCACACCTGCGCGATGAGTTCGGCGTCGTGGCGGCCCTCGACGTAGATCCGGCTGGCGCGGGCGACCCGGGCGCGCACGCCAGGCACGACGACCGAGCCGGACGCCGTCCTCCCGGCTGCGGCAGGCGCCGCCCGCCGCGGCGCCGTGAGGATCACCGGACGGCCCTCGAGCAAATAGCCTGGGCCCAACGGAAAACCACGCACGTGCCCACGCCGGTCTTCCAGATCGACCCGCCCGTACTCGACTCGTACCACCGCGCCGACGTATCCGCTCTGCACGTCCTCGACCACCAGGCCGAGTTCGGCGGGGTGCTCGGTCGAGCGCGGCTTGCGCCGGCCCACGGCAAGGACATCGGTTCCATAGCGATCAACCACGCGGCCATACTAGAAAGCCTTGCGGCCAAACACCGTTACGGCACGCCCGCTTGAGGAGCATCGTGACCGAGATCGCCCGTGCCGGCGCAGCAATACCGGCGGGTAAAAAGTGCGTTTTAACTGTGTGGCGTTACTGAGCTGATGGCGTTGCCGATGTTACGTTGCTAGTGGTAAGAACTGCCGCTCATTCTCAAATCGCGGCGGTGAGCGAGGTGGGATTATGGACCTGGCACTTTGGGTGTCGAGCATTGTGGCTTTCGTGCGGGCCGGCTACCCCGCCGGGATGCCCACGACCGGGTATGCGCCCCTGGCCGCCTTGGCTCGCCGACGGCTGTGCGACGACGAGATCAAGGCCATCGCAACCAAACTCATGAGGCGCCAATTCTGGCCGATCAACCCCGTTGATATCGGCGTCGAAATCACCCGGATCACGAACCAATTGCCCGTGCCGGCCGACATCGAGCGGGTCGAGCATCGCCTCCACGAGATCCGCTGCGCGCGGGGATAGGCGTCATCGCGGGATTCCGACTCTGCTACGGCGCGCCCTTCTCCGGTCCGCCGCATGCGGCCAGGTAGTCCGGGTAGCTCCACGTCCGCAGAAACTCTTGGCCCGCCTGCAATCCTCGTTGATACAGGGCGTCGCGTTGCTCGGCGGTGATGTTGAAGTCGATCGGGCTGACCTCCTCGGCGGGGACGAAGATGGTGCGCCGTACGGTGCACGGATCGTCGATGTATGCGTTGTCCTGGTTGCTCACCAGTGTCTCTATCGCGGCGATTCCCAAGGAGACTGGCCCGTGGACCGGATGGGTGGGCGGGATGCCGGGTCGCGCGGACAAACGGATGCCGAAGGTCGGCCATCGCGGCTCCGCGTCGGGGCGGTCGAACAGCTCCACGGGGAAATCCGACAGCAGGCCGCCGTCGACCCAGGTGGCGCCGCCCACCCGGACGGGCTCGAACACATAGGGAATCGCCGACGAGGCGTGCACGGCGCGGGCCACCGGAAAGTCGTCGGGGTCGATCCCGTAGGAACCGAGGTCCCACGGGATGCGCACCAGCCGGCGCCGGGACAGGTCACTGGCCGTCACGACGAGCGACCATGCGAACTGGTCCGGTTCTTCGCCCGTGCGTAGGTCGCCGAACGTCCGCACGCCCATGTCGGCCAGCAGGCCGGAGAGCAGCCGCTCCAAATAGGCACCGCGGTAGACACCGTCGGACACCAACAGCGACAGCGCCCCACCGATCAGTGGCACCTCTCCGATCAGGTTGCGGTCCAGGAATTTCCGATAGTCGATGGTCCGCATCACCTCCGCGAGCCGGCTCAGCGGCTCGCCCGCGACCTGCAGCGCGGCTACCAGCGACGCGACGACCGCGCCCGCGCTGCTTCCTGCGACGCGCGGAAACCGGTAGCCAGCCGCGGACAGCGCGTCGACCGCGCCGACCAGCCCGATCCCGCGGACGCCGCCCCCCTCGCACACCAGATCCGCGCGGGACGCGATCACGGCTGCCTCCATAGTCTTGCCCCCTCAGCAGATTCGTTGGCCGTCCACATCGAAGAAGTGCAGGTGCCCCGGTTCGGGGTGCAGGCGCACCCGGCTGCCCTTTTCCGGTGGTCGGCGCCCGTCGGCGCGCGCGACGACGGGCTGGTCGATGACCTTGCCGGAGCCGGTGATTCGGCCGTAGATGTAAGCGTCCGCGCCGAGTTCCTCGACCACATCGATCTCCATCTCGACGCCCAGGGTGCCCAGTTCGAAATGCTCGGGACGGACGCCGACGACGACTTCACTCGCGGTGTCGGCCAGCTGCCGTGGGAGCGGGATGGGCCAATCCCCCAGCGACACCGTGGAATCGACGATCGGCAGGGTGAACAGGTTCATCGCGGGCGACCCGATGAAACCCGCGACGAAGACGTTGACGGGATTACGGTACAGCTCGCGCGGCACGGCGAATTGTTGCAACAGACCGTCGCGCAGCACGGCGACGCGGTCGCCCATGGTCATCGCCTCCACCTGGTCATGGGTGACATAGACGGTGGTGGTGCCGAGCCGCCGTTGCAGCGCCGCGATCTGGTTGCGGGTTTGCACCCGCAGTTTGGCGTCGAGATTGGACAGCGGCTCGTCCATCAGGAACACCTGCGGTCGGCGCACGATCGCGCGTCCCATCGCCACCCGCTGGCGTTGCCCACCGGAGAGGTCCTTGGGCTTGCGGTCCAGATATGGTTGCAGGTCAAGCAGTTTCGCCGCGTCCAGGACCCGGTCGCGAATCTCGGCCTTCGGTGTCTTGGCGATCTTCAGGGCGAACCCCATGTTCTGCGCGACGGTCATGTGCGGGTACAGCGCGTAGTTCTGGAAGACCATCGCGACGTCACGGTCCTTGGGGTCGACGGTGGTGACGTCGCGGTCGCCGATTCGGATGCGTCCGGAGTCCAGCGTCTCCAGTCCCGCTACCATCCGCAGCGAGGTCGTCTTGCCGCATCCGGAGGGCCCGACCAGCACGACGAACTCGCCGTCACCGACCTCCAGATCGAGGCCGTCCAGGGCCGGACGATCGGCTCCGGCGTAGCGGCGCGTCGCCTGCTCGAAAGTTACCGAGGCCATGGGCTTATCCGTTGAGTCCCGTGACGGCGATACCCCTGACGAATGAGCGCTGCGCGACCGCGTAGACGATGACCAACGGCAGCATGATCAGCATCGACGTCGCCATGATGATCGGCCAGCGCGCGACATACTCGCCCCGTAGCCGCACCAGGCCGAGGGTCAGCGTGGCCAGGCTGTTGCGCTGGAGCATCAGCAGCGGCCACAGGAAGTCGTTCCAGACGTTGACCCACGTGAGTACCGCCAGCACCATCACCGCGGGCCGGGCATGCGGCAACAGGATTCGCCAATAGATCTGCCACGGCGAGCAACCGTCGAGTATCGCCGCCTCTTCCAGGTCCGTCGGAAGAGTCCGGAAGAACTGCCGCATCAGGTAGGTGCCGAATGCGCTGCCGAACAAGCCGGGCACGATCATCGACCACGGAGTGTCGACCCACCCGACGGTCCGCATCAAGATGAACTGCGGGATCACTGTCACGGTCAGCGGCACCATCAATGTGCCCAGGTATAGCACGAACAGCGTGTCGCGACCGCGAAATTGCAGCCGGGCGAACGCGTATCCAGCCAGCGAGCAGAAAAAGACCTGCCCCGCGGTCACGCACCCGGCGTACAGCACGGTGTTGAAGAACATTCGCGCGAAGGGCAGCAACGAGAACACCTCGGTGTAGTTGGACCACCTCGGATGCGCGGGAAACAGTCTCGGCTCGGTGATCTCGCCCTCCCTCTTCAACGAGCCGGACACCGCCCAGGCGATCGGGAACAACCAGCACCAGGCGATGCCGATCAACGCGGTGTAGACCAGCACGCCACGAACGACATGGCGCGTGAACAAGCGCTCAGCTGAGACCACGAAACGTCTCCCAAGACCGTTGCCGAGTGATCCGCAGCTGCACCACGGTCAGCACCAGCAGGATGGCGAACATGACCCATGCCAGCGCGGACGCGTACCCGAATTCCAGGAAGGAGAACGCATGCTGGAACAGCATGATGCCCAACACATACGTGGCGGTTTCGGGTCCGCCGTTCGCTCCGTTGAGGACGTACACCATGTCGAAAGCCTGGAAAGCGTGGATGATCGAGATGACGCCCACAAATGATATCGACCCGCGGATCAAGGGCACCGTGATGGACACGAACTGACGTATCTCGCCCGCCCCGTCGATTCGGGCCGCCTCGTAGACGGTCTCGGGAACCCCCTGCATCGCCGCGAGCAGGATGACGGTGGCGAACGGCACGCTGCGCCAGACACTGACGATGCACAGCGAGGCCATGGCCCATCGGGGTTCGACCAGCCACGGGACCGGGCCGATCCCGACCCATCCCAGCATGATGTTGAGCAACCCGTTGTCGGTGTTGAAGACGAACTGCCATACGACCGCCATGACCACCGACGAGATGGCCAGCGGCAGAAAGACAATGGTGCGGAAGATGCCGATGCCCCTGACCTTCCGGTTCAGCACGCCGGCTACCACGAGGCTGACGACGACGGTCGGCACGACCGTTCCCAGGGTGAAGATGACGGTGTTGCGGATGGCGATGAGAAAAAGCGGATCCGAGGTGAACAGGTCTTGGAAGTTCTTGAAGCCCACGAACTTCGGCGGTCTGAAGACGTCCCAGCGCTGAAAGCTCATGTACAGCGAGAATCCGAGCGGGAACAGCATGAACACCGCGACCGCGGCCAGGTTCGGCGCGACGAAAAGGCGGCCGGCCCGGGCCCGCCGTCGCCAGGGGCCCGCGCCCTTGGCGGGTTTGCGGGTGAGGGGTCCCGGCGCCGGGCTGGTGTCGACGGATGTCATGGGGTGCGCAACACCTCGTCGATGGCGGGCGACAGGCCGGCCAGGGATGTCGCGGGCCGCGATCCACGTAGCACCGGCCCGAAGCTGCGGTCCATCAGCGCCACGACCTTCTCCCACGCCGGGGTGACCGGCAGGCCTTCGGAGTATTCGGGTCCCTCGGTGAGCACGGCGAGGTTGCCGACGTTCCGGTGGGCCTCGGCGAATCCCGGCGAATTGAGGGCGGATCGCAGCACCGGCACGAAGAGGCTGGATTCACCGATCAACGCCTGCCCGACGGGTCCGGTCGCGAACTTCACGAATTCCCATGCCTGCTCCTTCCGCGGACTGCTCGCGGAGATGGCCAGTCCGGTGGAACCGATGTTGGAATGGGCGGGCTGCCCCAGCCGGCGCGGCCCCACCGGCAACGAGGTGACGTCGAAATCCAGGCCGTCGGCCCGGATGAAGGTCTGGTAGCGCCAGTGGCCGCCCATCGCCATCGCCGCCCTGCCCGACGCGAACAGGTCGGGGGTGGACATCGATTGCACCTCGGACGCATTGGGCGCGACCTTGTGCTTGTTGGCCAGGTCGGCATAGAACTGCACCGCCTCGATGAAGCCGTCGTCCCCGAAGTTGAAGTGGGCCGGGTTCTTCAGCGGGGTGGACCACGGCACCCCGTTGTTCATCGCGAACAGGCCTGCCGAATAGTACGAAACAAAAATGTTGACGAAACCCCATTGGGTCACCCGCCCGGAACGGTCCCGCTGGGTCAGCGCGGTCGCGGTGTTCAAGAAGTCGGTGAAACTCCACGGCTGCCGCCACGTTCGGGGCGGGGGCGGCATCCCGGCCTCGGCGAACAGCCGCTTGTTGTAGAACAGGTAGTTTCCGGACCACTGCTCCGGGAGGGCGTATTGGCCGCCGTTGAAGGTGAAGGTGTCATACAGCGCCCCGACGCCGTCCGACTTCAGCTCGGCCGCGAAGCCCCGATCGCCGGCCAGCATCGTGTTGAGGTCCAACAGCACGCCCCGGGCGGCCAACTCGGCATAGGTGAGATCCCACGCCATCAACACGTCCGGGCACTTACCGCCGGCGCAGAACGTCGACAGCTGCTGCATCACGCCCGGCGCCGAAAGCACCGGGCGGACCTTGATGTCGGGGTGGCGGCGCTGGAACTCGTCGACGATGCGCATCCTGGCGTCGCGTTCGTCGGGATTGGCCGCGAAGAAGAACGTCAGCGCGTCTTCTTCGAGAGCGCAGCCGGCCGCCCACGACGCCAGCGATGCCGCGGTGAGCGCGCCGGCACCCCGCAGCAGGCCGCGCCGCCCGAACGGCTTATCGAGCATGGTGCTCCCGTTCTCGCCCGGTAGCCGGCCGCCCGGCCGGCGGTGTCTGATGTCCTTGGTACCCGATGCGGCTGTGGTGTTGCTGGATTGGCCGACGCGGCAGTGCCAGAACGGCCTTGTCGATGCGGTCGGCGTCGCCGACGATGTCGATCGCGTGGATGCGGTCATCGGCTCCGACGGCGACCAGCAACAGCACCTGAGCGCGCCCCTGTGGCGCGATGACGATGCCCGGTGCCCCGTCGATGAGCACCACCGCCCCGGCGCGCGCCCGCTGAGCGAATCGGCGGGTCTCCTCCGCAACCCGCTTGGCGCCGCGCAGCTCGGTCGGCACCTCGTCGGGGACCAGCGCCCGGTCCACCGTGCGGACCACGTCCGGGGCCAGCAGTTCGAGCAGCGCGGCGATGTCACCGCCACGCGACGCCGCGAGAAACGCGTCGACGATCTCGAGGTGCTTCGCGGCGCGCTCGGGTGCGCCGACCGGGTCGGCCTGCAGCCGCCCACGCGCCCGGCTTGCCAGCTTCTTCGTGGCTTCCGGCGACCGGTCCAGCACGCCGGCGATCTTCTCGAACGGCATCGCGAACAGGTCGTGCAGCACGAACGCGACGCGCTGCGCCGGTGAGAGCCGGTCGAGCACCACGAGCAGGGCGTTGCTCACCGACTCCGTCAGAAGCGTGTCCTCGTCCGCCGCCGACGCGGCCGCGGTGAGCCGGTCCAGTTCGTCGGCGGTGGCGAGCGGTTGCTCGGCACGCCTCTTGCGCACCCGGAGCTGATCGAGCGCCTCGCGGGCGGTGATCGTGGTGAACCAGCCGGTGACGTTGTCGACCGCGCCGAAATCCGCACGGCTGGCCTTGAGCCATGCCGACTGGACGGCGTCGTCGGCGTCGGCGGCCGAGCCCAGCAGTTGGAAGGCGACGGATCTCAGGTGTCGCCGGTCCGCGTCGAAACGCTGCGCGAGGTCGGCCAAGTTCTTCGGGGCGGTCATGGGTCACCTTTTCTGCACAGGAGCCGTCAAGAGAATGACCGCGTCCCTCGAGCTCTCTGTAGCAAAGGAGGCCAGCATCATGACCTTATCGATTGTCCGCCGCGGCGCGTGCGGGGACCATCCGGATCGACGCCGCAAAACCGGCTGCCCGGCAGGGGTTCGGGGCCGATGAACGCCGCATACGTCGTGGTCACGTTGGCCACCGCGGCCATCACCGCCGGGATCGCGGTTGCCGATCTCGTTCCCGCGGGATTCGTCCTGGCGAATTCGGCCGAGGTCGGGGTGCCCCGTTCGTGGTTGCCGGCGCTGGGTGTGGTCAAGCTGGCCGGCGCAGCGGGGCTGGTCGTGGGCCTGGTGGGCCTGCCCACGTTGGGAATCGCGGCCGCCGCCGGCCTGGTGCTGTTCTTCGTCGGCGCGGTCGTGACACACCTACGCGCGCGGATCCTCTACAACATCGCGTTTCCCGGCGCGTACTTGTGCTTGTCGACGGCGACGCTGGCGTTGATGGTTGTGCACCGAGCCGGCTAGCCGGGCAATCGGTCCTTGACGATTTGGTCTTGCTTGCCGGCCATGTCCAGCACGACGTCCCGCGGGGCGGGATCGTTGGGTGGGCTGTCGAACTCGAGATCGACCCCTACCCGTCCCTCGGCGAATGTCACATATGTGACTGATTTCGAGTTGTCGGGCGACGTCCCCACGGCGATCAGCCCGTTGGTGCCGACCTCGAAGGGCTGTGGGGCGCCGGTGACGTACTTGCCGAACGATTGGCCGCGCTCCTTGGCCTGCCGCGCGGCGGTCGTCGGGTCGGTGAAGACGACGACGAGGTCGTCGATGGTCCGCGAACGGTCCGGGTTGGTGAACGTCACCCCGGCCCCGGCGACACCACCGGGATTCTGTACGGGGGGACCGGTTGTCGCGACGTCGATGCCGATGTCGCTCGTCTGCAGCAGCAGGTACGTGTAGTCGCCCAGCGGTGCAACGCCGGACGGCGGCGCGCTCGACGTCGTCGACGCCGCCGAACTCGACGTTGTCGTCGATGACGACGACGTCGTTTTGGACGAGCTCGAGGACGAGGAGGTGCTTTCCTTCCCGCCGCAAGCAGTGACAACACTCAGCGCGGCGGCGAATGCCATCCCCACGCCGAGGATCCGCACCATGGTCATCGTCGCCTCCTCGGGGACAGCTATTTCTACGGCACAGTCGCGCGCATGGCAAGAGAAATCGATGTGTCGGCAAATTTGCCGGCAGCCCCGGGGCGGCGTGCCCGTCAGGCCGGAAAGTACCGGATTCGGTTGAACGCGTTCCCCCGCCACGTCACATCGACGAACATGATGGCGCGCCCGTGCGCCGAGTTCAGCGAAACCGCGACGGTGCTGCCTGCGCCGATCGTTTTGGTGCATTCGGCGCCGCCCAGCCGCTCGACGAGCTCGGCGCCATCAAGCGGTTCGTCATCGCCCAACGTCATTGTGCCGCTTGCCGAAAGGGAATGAACGGCGGCGGCCTTGTCGCCCCTGGCGACGGCGTCGACGAAGGCGTGGACCAGCCTCTTGTGTCGCGTGCCCACCCGACGGAATCCCGTCAGGAAGCCGGCCGCGCCAAGCGGCCGCTGATTGCTCAGCAAGCCCCCCGACAGTTGCAGGGCGGGTGACAGCGCGCGCGAACCGGTTCGCAGGAATTGCAGCATCATCGCGGGCAGTTCCCAGTAGGCCCGCAGTTGCCCAATCCGCCACTCCCCGTTGATATCTCGCAGGTCATAGCGCAGGACGGCGGGAATGTACATCGTGACCGCCGAGCCCATGGCGACCTCGAGCTCGAGGTCGCGCAGCACCACGGTGCCGAAGACGATATCGAGGTCGCGGTGGAACTTGATCTCACGCGGCCCGATGAAGGTGTCATAGAAGCGGCCGATCTGTTCCCGGCCGACGTGCGGCCGCGACCCGACCGGGTCCTCGACCCGGGCGTCCTCGGTGAACAGCGCCACCCACCCCGCGCGGTCGTGCGCGGCGGCGGCCTGCGGCGAGCGCTCGACGGCGGCGAGCAGCGATTCCCGATCCCCCCGGGTCACGGTCGCCCGACCAGCTCGACGCCAGCGGACCGCATCTCCGCCAGCGCGTTTTCAGCCGATTCCGCCGCCACGGCCGCGGTCAGGTCCACCAGCACCCGGGTGGACAGGCCCGCCCGCGCGGCGTCCTGCGCCGTCCGCCGGACGCAGTGGTCGGTGGCGATGCCGACAACGTCGACCTCGTCGACCCCACGCTGCCGCAACCAATCCAGCAGCGGGGTCCCGTTCTCGTCGACGCCCTCGAAGCCGCTGTACGCCGCGGCGTGGGCACCCTTGCGGAAGACCGCCTCGACCCGGCTGGTGTCAAGGTCGGGCCGCAACTCGGCGCCCGGGCTTCCGGCGACGCAGTGCGGTGGCCAGGACGACGAGTAATCGGGCCGTTCGGAGAAGTGGTCGCCCGGCTGGATGTGGAAGTCCTGGGTTGCCACAACGTGCTGATAGTCCGGGTCCCCGGCCAGATAGTCGTTGATGGCGCCCGCCACGGCGGCGCCCCCGGTCACCGGCAGCGAGCCACCCTCGCAGAAATCGTTTTGCACGTCGACGATGATCAACGCCCTCACGGTCTCACCCTATCGGCGTCGGCCCGCCACGGCGCCTCAGCAGGGCATATGGGCGGGGCGGTTTGTTCGCCAACCAGTCGGGTAATCCCCGGCCATGGTGATCCGGAGAATAGCGCGCCCGTTGCTGTCAGTGGCATTCATCGGCCAAGGAGTCAATTCCCTACTCAACCCCAAATCGGCGGCGGCGGCCGCCGCGCCCGCGGTGGACGGTTTACAGGCGTTGCCGAACTCGGTGAGCGGCACCATCCCCAGTGACCCCGAGACGT includes:
- a CDS encoding ABC transporter substrate-binding protein — protein: MLDKPFGRRGLLRGAGALTAASLASWAAGCALEEDALTFFFAANPDERDARMRIVDEFQRRHPDIKVRPVLSAPGVMQQLSTFCAGGKCPDVLMAWDLTYAELAARGVLLDLNTMLAGDRGFAAELKSDGVGALYDTFTFNGGQYALPEQWSGNYLFYNKRLFAEAGMPPPPRTWRQPWSFTDFLNTATALTQRDRSGRVTQWGFVNIFVSYYSAGLFAMNNGVPWSTPLKNPAHFNFGDDGFIEAVQFYADLANKHKVAPNASEVQSMSTPDLFASGRAAMAMGGHWRYQTFIRADGLDFDVTSLPVGPRRLGQPAHSNIGSTGLAISASSPRKEQAWEFVKFATGPVGQALIGESSLFVPVLRSALNSPGFAEAHRNVGNLAVLTEGPEYSEGLPVTPAWEKVVALMDRSFGPVLRGSRPATSLAGLSPAIDEVLRTP
- a CDS encoding sigma-70 family RNA polymerase sigma factor, with the protein product MTAPKNLADLAQRFDADRRHLRSVAFQLLGSAADADDAVQSAWLKASRADFGAVDNVTGWFTTITAREALDQLRVRKRRAEQPLATADELDRLTAAASAADEDTLLTESVSNALLVVLDRLSPAQRVAFVLHDLFAMPFEKIAGVLDRSPEATKKLASRARGRLQADPVGAPERAAKHLEIVDAFLAASRGGDIAALLELLAPDVVRTVDRALVPDEVPTELRGAKRVAEETRRFAQRARAGAVVLIDGAPGIVIAPQGRAQVLLLVAVGADDRIHAIDIVGDADRIDKAVLALPRRPIQQHHSRIGYQGHQTPPAGRPATGREREHHAR
- a CDS encoding DoxX family protein, with protein sequence MNAAYVVVTLATAAITAGIAVADLVPAGFVLANSAEVGVPRSWLPALGVVKLAGAAGLVVGLVGLPTLGIAAAAGLVLFFVGAVVTHLRARILYNIAFPGAYLCLSTATLALMVVHRAG
- a CDS encoding nuclear transport factor 2 family protein, with product MTRGDRESLLAAVERSPQAAAAHDRAGWVALFTEDARVEDPVGSRPHVGREQIGRFYDTFIGPREIKFHRDLDIVFGTVVLRDLELEVAMGSAVTMYIPAVLRYDLRDINGEWRIGQLRAYWELPAMMLQFLRTGSRALSPALQLSGGLLSNQRPLGAAGFLTGFRRVGTRHKRLVHAFVDAVARGDKAAAVHSLSASGTMTLGDDEPLDGAELVERLGGAECTKTIGAGSTVAVSLNSAHGRAIMFVDVTWRGNAFNRIRYFPA
- the pncA gene encoding pyrazinamidase PncA encodes the protein MRALIIVDVQNDFCEGGSLPVTGGAAVAGAINDYLAGDPDYQHVVATQDFHIQPGDHFSERPDYSSSWPPHCVAGSPGAELRPDLDTSRVEAVFRKGAHAAAYSGFEGVDENGTPLLDWLRQRGVDEVDVVGIATDHCVRRTAQDAARAGLSTRVLVDLTAAVAAESAENALAEMRSAGVELVGRP